The nucleotide sequence CGGACTATTCGGTGAGAACGGCGGAGGACGGTTCCGAGGAAGTACTTCCGTACCGACTGCACACCTCCGACGCAGCGCGAGGCGACCCGATCACAAAACGGATTCTTGAAGGAGCAAGGAATGTGGTACCCATTCGCCTCGCTGGCGTGGGAACGGTTCGTATTGTTCGAAACGCCTCTGACGGTGCCGCCAGTTGACGGGTGGTGGAGGGGGCCGCGGGGCGTTGACAGCCCGGCGGCCCTCTCCGTATCTTTCACTATGGAACACCTGAACCGCGCGCAACCGAACCGACTGCCCGCCGTCCCCTCCGCACCGCGGAGACGGGACCGGCGGGCTCGCTGCATTGTGGAGGCCCGATGAACCGACCCGCCGCGTCCGCCACCCGCTTCGCGGGGGAGGGGCTGACCTTCGACGACGTCCTCCTCGTACCCCGCCGCTCGGAAGTGCACCCGAGCACGACGGATGTGGGGACGATGCTGACCCGCACCATCTCGCTCACCATCCCGCTCGTGTCGGCGGCGATGGACACCGTTACCGAGAGCCGCATGGCGATCGCGATGGCGCGGCAGGGCGGGATGGGGATCATCCACAAGAACATGACCGTCGCCCGCCAGGCCGAGGAGGTCGACCGGGTGAAGCGCTCCGAGAGCGGGATGATCGCTTCGCCCATCACGGTGCCCCCGGGCGCGCCGCTGCGCGAGGCCGTGCAGCTGATGGAGCGCTTCTCGGTGAGCGGCGTGCCTGTGGTGGAGGAGGGCGGGCTGCTGGTGGGCATCCTCACCAACCGCGACCTCCAGTTCGAGACGGACATGGACCGCACGGTGGGCGAGGCGATGACCCGCGAGGGCCTCGTCACCGCCCCCGTGGGCACGTCGCTGGAGGAGGCGGTGCGCATCCTCCACCGCCACCGCATCGAGAAGCTGCCGGTGGTGGACGAAGCCGGGATGCTGCGCGGGCTGATCACCGTCAAGGACGTGCGCAAGCGCGCACAGTTCCCCAATGCCTGCAAGGACGAGCGCGGCCGCCTGCGCGTGGGCGCGGCGATCGGCGCGCACCCTCAAAAGGACCTGGAGCGCGCCCGCGCCCTGATCGACGCCGGGGTTGACGTGCTGGTGGTGGACACCGCCCACGGCCACTCCGTCGGCGTGCTGGACGCCGTCTCGCGCGTGCGCGAGCACTTCCCGGACGTGCAGATCATCGCCGGGAACGTGGCGACGCGCGAGGGGGCGGCGGCGCTGGTGGAGCGCGGCGTGGACGCGGTGAAGGTGGGGGTGGGCCCC is from Longimicrobium sp. and encodes:
- the guaB gene encoding IMP dehydrogenase, whose translation is MNRPAASATRFAGEGLTFDDVLLVPRRSEVHPSTTDVGTMLTRTISLTIPLVSAAMDTVTESRMAIAMARQGGMGIIHKNMTVARQAEEVDRVKRSESGMIASPITVPPGAPLREAVQLMERFSVSGVPVVEEGGLLVGILTNRDLQFETDMDRTVGEAMTREGLVTAPVGTSLEEAVRILHRHRIEKLPVVDEAGMLRGLITVKDVRKRAQFPNACKDERGRLRVGAAIGAHPQKDLERARALIDAGVDVLVVDTAHGHSVGVLDAVSRVREHFPDVQIIAGNVATREGAAALVERGVDAVKVGVGPGSICTTRVVTGVGVPQLTAVLDAVEGAAGQVPVIADGGIKYSGDMVKALAAGAHTVMMGSMLAGTDESPGESFLLEGRRFKTLRGMGSLGAMQEGSADRYFQEHGDARKFVPEGIEGRVEYKGAVADTIYQLIGGLRSGMGYLGCGTLDALRTEPQFMRITGGGLRESHPHDVTITREAPNYHS